A genomic stretch from Camelus ferus isolate YT-003-E chromosome 17, BCGSAC_Cfer_1.0, whole genome shotgun sequence includes:
- the ACOX2 gene encoding LOW QUALITY PROTEIN: peroxisomal acyl-coenzyme A oxidase 2 (The sequence of the model RefSeq protein was modified relative to this genomic sequence to represent the inferred CDS: deleted 1 base in 1 codon) has protein sequence MGSPVHRVSLGDTWSKQVHPDIQSERHMQSFDVEQLTKILDGGAQNTALRRKVESIIHSDPVFSLKDNYFMTQNEHYEAALKKKFHIQMLAQRLGWSEDSRELGYAYRSLSGDLALGVHNIFLKSIRSLGSEEQIAKWAPLCNKFQIIGTYAQTELGHGTYLQGLETEATYDAATQEFVVHSPTTTAIKWWPGGLGWSATHALVQAQLICSGARQGMHAFIVPIRSLQDHSALPGITVGDIGPKMEFDHMDNGFLQLDHVRIPRENMLSRFAQVLPDGTYIKLGTAKANYLTMVVTRVDILLGEVIPMLEKACVIAIRYSVVRRQFRIRPSDPEAKILDYQTQQQKLLPQLATAYAFHFLASSLLEFFHRSYSSILDKDFSLLPELHALSAGAKAMVTDFCAQGAELCRRACGGHGYSKLSGLPSLVTRVAASCTYEGENTVLYLQTARFLVKIYLQAQESPGSTSQRSLPQSVAYLTAPDQTRCPAQRAADFLHPEHYTMAWAHVATRLIKDSAHHLQTLMKSGADWHEAWNQTTVIHLQAAKAHCYYVTVKTFTEALEKLESEPAIQQVLKRLCDLYALHGILTNTGDFLYDGFLSGAQIDVARTAYLDLLILIRKDAILLTDAFDFTDQCLNSALGCYDGNVYERLFHWAQKAPTNTQGNPAYEKYLRPLLQRWRSRL, from the exons ATGGGCAGTCCAGTGCACCGAGTGTCACTGGGGGACACCTGGAGCAAGCAAGTGCACCCTGACATACAGAGCGAGAGGCACATGCAGTCCTTTGACGTGGAACAGCTCACCAAAATCCTTGACGGAGGTGCCCAGAACACTGCACTTCGCAGGAAAGTTG AAAGCATCATCCACAGTGACCCAGTGTTTAGCCTGAAGGATAATTATTTCATGACCCAGAATGAACACTACGAAGCCGCCTTAAAGAAGAAATTCCACATTCAGATGTTAGCACAGCGCCTGGGCTGGTCGGAAGACAGTCGTGAGTTAGGATACGCTTACAG AAGCCTTTCTGGAGATCTGGCCTTAGGTGTACACAACATCTTCCTGAAATCCATCAGGAGCCTGGGCTCAGAGGAGCAGATTGCCAAGTGGGCCCCACTCTGCAACAAGTTCCAGATCATTGGAACATATGCCCAGACAGAACTGGGGCACG GGACATATCTTCAGGGCCTGGAGACTGAAGCCACCTACGATGCAGCTACCCAGGAGTTTGTGGTGCACAGTCCCACGACGACGGCCATCAAATGGTGGCCCGGTGGCC tgggATGGTCAGCCACCCATGCCCTGGTCCAGGCCCAGCTGATCTGCTCAGGAGCCCGGCAGGGCATGCATGCCTTTATAGTGCCCATCCGGAGCCTCCAGGACCACAGCGCACTGCCAG GAATCACCGTTGGAGACATTGGGCCCAAGATGGAATTTGACCACATGGATAATGGCTTCTTGCAACTGGACCACGTGCGGATCCCCAGGGAGAACATGCTGAGTCGCTTTGCACAG GTCTTGCCAGACGGCACCTACATCAAGCTTGGAACAGCAAAGGCCAACTACCTCACCATGGTGGTGACGCGGGTGGACATACTGTTGGGCGAGGTCATACCGATGCTAGAAAAGGCTTGCGTCATTGCCATCCGCTACTCGGTCGTACGCCGCCAATTCCGGATCCGGCCCAG CGACCCGGAGGCTAAAATCCTGGACTACCAGACGCAGCAGCAGAAGCTCCTCCCTCAGCTGGCCACGGCCTATGCGTTCCACTTCCTGGCGAGCAGCCTCCTGGAGTTCTTCCATCGCTCCTACAGCTCCATTTTGGACAAAGACTTCAGCCTCCTGCCTGAG CTTCACGCACTGAGCGCAGGTGCCAAGGCCATGGTGACGGACTTCTGCGCCCAGGGGGCGGAGCTGTGCCGCAGGGCCTGCGGTGGACACGGCTACTCGAAGCTGAGCGGCCTGCCCTCCCTGGTCACCAGGGTGGCAGCCTCCTGCACCTACGAGGGTGAGAACACTGTGCTCTACCTGCAGACGGCCAG GTTTCTGGTGAAGATCTACCTGCAGGCTCAGGAGTCCCCAGGCTCCACATCTCAGAGGTCTCTCCCTCAGTCTGTTGCATACCTGACTGCACCTGACCAGACCAGGTGCCCAGCCCAAAGGGCTGCCGACTTCCTCCACCCAGAGCACTACACCATGGCCTGGGCACACGTGGCAACCAG GCTCATAAAGGACTCAGCGCATCATTTACAG ACTCTGATGAAATCTGGGGCGGACTGGCACGAGGCATGGAACCAGACCACTGTCATACATCTCCAGGCTGCCAAG GCACACTGCTACTATGTCACTGTGAAGACTTTTACAGAAGCTCTGGAGAAACTAGAAAGTGAACCAGCAATTCAGCAGGTGCTCAAACGCCTCTGTGATCTCTATGCTTTACATGGCATCCTGACTAACACGGGCGACTTTCTCTATGATGGCTTCCTATCTGGTGCCCAAATAGATGTGGCGAGAACAGCCTATCTGGACCTGCTCATCCTCATCCG gaagGATGCTATCTTGTTAACTGATGCTTTTGACTTCACCGATCAGTGTTTAAATTCAGCACTTGGCTGTTACGATGGAAATGTCTATGAACGTCTGTTCCACTGGGCTCAGAAGGCACCAACCAATACTCAG GGGAACCCGGCCTATGAGAAATATCTAAGACCACTATTACAGAGATGGAGATCCAGGCTATGA